A window of the Microvirga terrae genome harbors these coding sequences:
- a CDS encoding Gfo/Idh/MocA family protein, with product MERLGIGIIGCGNISEAYLKAATNFPILDIKGIADIRPEAAEARASQFGLRAMSVDEMLADPSIQIVVNLTIPAAHVEVSLRALAAGKHVHSEKPLGLTTAEARPLLHMAKERGLRVGCAPDTFLGGSHQTCRKLIDEGVIGRPLAGSAYFMCPGHERWHPNPAFYYAKGGGPMLDMGPYYITALVNLIGPVARVAGMTSRARAEREITSEPLKGTMIPVEVATHVAGTLEFVSGAVVSIAMSFDVPRHRHRPIELYGTAGSLSVPDPNRFFGAIELATAAKDWTEQPTEHPYASGNYRIIGVADLAHAIRSGRPHRASGELAFHALEVMEAFQLSSERGTHVTIESRPERPAMLPTTLEFGSLD from the coding sequence ATGGAACGCCTGGGTATCGGCATCATTGGATGCGGGAATATCAGCGAAGCTTATCTCAAGGCCGCGACAAACTTTCCGATCCTCGACATCAAAGGGATCGCCGACATCCGCCCGGAGGCGGCCGAGGCACGTGCATCCCAGTTCGGACTGCGGGCGATGTCTGTAGACGAGATGCTTGCAGATCCGTCGATTCAGATCGTGGTCAATCTCACGATTCCTGCCGCCCACGTGGAGGTGAGTTTAAGGGCCCTCGCCGCCGGCAAGCATGTTCACTCGGAGAAGCCACTTGGTCTCACGACCGCCGAGGCCCGCCCTCTCCTGCACATGGCCAAGGAGCGAGGGCTGCGCGTCGGCTGCGCGCCCGATACCTTCCTTGGCGGCTCGCACCAGACCTGCCGCAAGCTTATCGACGAGGGAGTGATCGGCCGTCCCCTGGCGGGCAGCGCCTACTTCATGTGCCCCGGCCATGAGCGCTGGCACCCCAATCCCGCCTTCTACTACGCCAAAGGCGGTGGGCCGATGCTGGACATGGGTCCCTACTACATCACGGCTCTCGTGAACCTCATCGGACCCGTTGCCAGGGTGGCGGGCATGACATCCCGTGCCAGGGCCGAACGCGAGATCACGAGCGAGCCGTTGAAGGGCACCATGATCCCCGTAGAGGTGGCAACGCACGTCGCGGGGACGCTCGAGTTCGTCTCCGGCGCGGTCGTCTCGATCGCCATGAGCTTCGATGTGCCCCGGCACCGCCACAGACCGATCGAGCTGTACGGCACCGCAGGCAGCCTGAGCGTTCCGGATCCCAACCGCTTCTTCGGCGCCATCGAGCTCGCCACGGCGGCAAAGGATTGGACGGAGCAGCCCACCGAACATCCTTATGCGAGCGGGAACTACCGGATTATCGGCGTCGCCGACTTAGCACACGCGATCCGATCCGGACGCCCTCACCGCGCATCGGGCGAGCTCGCCTTCCATGCGCTTGAGGTCATGGAAGCCTTCCAGCTGTCCTCGGAGCGAGGAACCCATGTCACCATCGAGTCGCGACCGGAGCGGCCGGCCATGCTGCCGACGACGCTTGAGTTCGGCTCGCTCGACTAG
- a CDS encoding ThuA domain-containing protein gives MREALIVWGGWSGHEPEQCASIIAGMLEEEGFKVYVENSTEAFADPGLSDMSLVVPIYTMSKIEKEELSNLTAAVRGGVGLAGYHGGMGDAFREAVEYQFMCGGQWVAHPGNIIDYRVNITRPDDPVMQGIQDFDYHSEQYYMHVDPSNEVLATTTFSGEHAPWIEGVVMPVVWKRRHGQGRVFYSSLGHVAKEFDVPEMRTILRRGMLWAAR, from the coding sequence ATGCGCGAGGCACTGATTGTATGGGGCGGCTGGAGCGGGCATGAGCCGGAGCAATGCGCCTCCATCATCGCCGGCATGCTGGAGGAAGAAGGCTTCAAAGTCTACGTCGAGAATTCGACCGAGGCCTTCGCCGACCCCGGCCTGTCCGACATGAGTCTGGTGGTTCCTATCTACACCATGTCGAAGATAGAGAAGGAGGAGCTGAGCAATCTCACGGCGGCCGTCCGTGGCGGCGTCGGTCTTGCCGGCTATCACGGCGGCATGGGGGACGCCTTCCGCGAGGCGGTCGAGTACCAGTTCATGTGCGGCGGCCAATGGGTGGCCCATCCCGGCAACATCATCGACTACCGCGTGAACATCACCCGGCCGGATGATCCGGTCATGCAGGGCATCCAGGACTTCGACTACCACTCCGAGCAGTACTACATGCATGTGGACCCGTCGAACGAGGTTCTCGCCACGACCACCTTCTCGGGCGAGCACGCTCCCTGGATCGAAGGGGTCGTCATGCCGGTGGTCTGGAAGCGCCGTCATGGCCAGGGCCGGGTCTTCTACAGCTCCCTCGGACATGTGGCGAAGGAGTTCGACGTGCCCGAAATGCGCACCATCCTCAGACGCGGCATGCTCTGGGCGGCGCGTTGA
- a CDS encoding Bug family tripartite tricarboxylate transporter substrate binding protein, translating into MRVKTWTAALALAGTVLATLPATAQTYPARTIKFIVPFAAGSATDALARIVGEHASKTLGQSIIIENMAGANGNLAAQNVARAEPDGHTVLITTNTTHGANQSLMKNVPYDAINSFEPVTKLGTISLALITNPSVPAKNVQELIAHGKAKPGELTFGFGSSSSRIAGEMLKSLGGVDIRGVPYRSNPQAITDLLGGQISIVFADISTTLPQVKGGKANGLAVSTAKRSPLAPELPTMAEAGVQGYDLAAWFAAFVPAKTPKPVVDKLREALVAAVNDKATQDKLLTAGIEPQSSTPEELKAFVGTEITKRAEIVKAAGIQPE; encoded by the coding sequence ATGAGAGTGAAAACCTGGACCGCTGCTTTGGCGCTTGCTGGGACCGTGCTAGCCACCCTGCCTGCCACAGCGCAGACCTATCCCGCACGCACCATCAAGTTCATCGTCCCCTTCGCCGCAGGCAGCGCCACGGACGCTCTTGCCCGCATCGTGGGCGAGCATGCCTCCAAGACACTGGGCCAGTCTATCATCATCGAGAACATGGCCGGCGCGAATGGCAATCTGGCCGCCCAGAACGTAGCCCGGGCTGAGCCCGACGGGCACACCGTGCTGATCACCACGAACACGACGCATGGGGCCAACCAGAGCCTGATGAAGAACGTGCCGTACGACGCTATCAACAGCTTCGAGCCAGTCACTAAGCTTGGCACCATCTCACTTGCACTGATCACGAATCCATCCGTGCCGGCTAAGAACGTTCAGGAACTTATTGCCCACGGCAAGGCAAAACCCGGCGAGCTCACCTTCGGGTTTGGTTCGAGTTCATCCCGCATTGCTGGCGAGATGCTCAAGTCCCTAGGCGGTGTCGATATCCGAGGCGTGCCGTACCGGAGCAATCCTCAAGCCATCACCGACCTTCTCGGTGGGCAGATCAGTATCGTCTTTGCCGACATCTCGACCACACTGCCGCAGGTGAAGGGCGGCAAGGCAAATGGTCTTGCGGTCTCGACGGCCAAGCGCAGTCCGCTGGCTCCCGAGTTGCCGACCATGGCCGAGGCAGGCGTGCAGGGCTATGACCTCGCCGCTTGGTTTGCCGCCTTCGTGCCGGCCAAGACACCCAAGCCCGTCGTCGACAAACTGCGGGAGGCGCTGGTGGCAGCGGTCAACGACAAGGCCACCCAGGACAAGCTCCTCACGGCCGGCATTGAGCCGCAGTCCAGCACGCCTGAGGAACTGAAGGCGTTTGTCGGCACTGAGATCACGAAGCGGGCTGAGATCGTCAAAGCTGCTGGCATTCAGCCGGAGTGA
- a CDS encoding ROK family transcriptional regulator, translating to MKTADPELMRAINRFLVMDAIRRSGTISRVEISERTELSPTTVSAITAALLEDGLIVPRQVAPTPDQVRGRPRIMLELNPAAASVCGAKLAPNKITIAVTNFQADVLGTVSIPIRVDRQPASVILDLVEDGVRSCIEATGLQVEDINSLCLGVPGIVERASGICRYSPIFSERDLKLGIDLQERLKVPTTVDSDVNLITLAEQWFGHGRDLRDFLVVSIEHTIGLGIIHGGELFRGANGLSPDLGDLIVSPNGSTGNGSLPGRLSGIASTTAILSAAADLARGTPQEKLLRGTRGMDHAVSLAQGGDGRIAEIFEEAGRALGIAIANLITLFAPPKVILAGSALQAGELLLAPLRDAVQAATPETISGVTEIVVHESSDDTWARGAAALTLRDLYGAPWGTTGPAKKR from the coding sequence ATGAAGACTGCCGATCCCGAGCTGATGCGGGCAATCAACCGTTTCCTCGTCATGGATGCCATCCGGCGTTCCGGCACGATCTCCCGCGTTGAGATCTCGGAGCGGACGGAACTGAGCCCCACCACCGTCTCGGCGATCACGGCGGCCCTCCTTGAGGATGGCCTGATCGTCCCGCGCCAGGTCGCCCCGACGCCCGATCAGGTCCGTGGACGACCGCGGATCATGCTCGAGCTCAACCCGGCTGCGGCTTCGGTCTGCGGTGCGAAGCTTGCTCCCAACAAGATCACCATCGCGGTCACCAACTTCCAGGCGGACGTCCTCGGCACGGTATCGATCCCGATCAGGGTCGACCGCCAACCCGCCTCGGTCATCCTCGACCTCGTGGAGGACGGCGTTCGATCCTGCATCGAGGCGACCGGGTTGCAGGTCGAGGACATCAACAGTCTCTGCCTTGGCGTGCCGGGAATCGTCGAGCGCGCCTCCGGCATCTGCCGTTACAGCCCGATCTTCTCAGAGCGCGATCTCAAGCTTGGCATCGATCTCCAGGAGCGCCTGAAGGTGCCGACGACGGTCGACAGCGACGTCAATCTGATCACCCTCGCCGAGCAATGGTTCGGGCATGGCCGGGACCTCCGCGACTTCCTGGTCGTTTCCATCGAGCACACGATCGGGCTCGGCATCATTCATGGCGGAGAGCTCTTCCGCGGGGCAAACGGACTCAGCCCGGATCTGGGCGACCTCATCGTGTCGCCCAACGGCAGCACCGGGAACGGGTCCCTCCCGGGGCGCCTCTCCGGGATCGCTTCAACCACCGCGATCCTATCCGCAGCGGCCGATCTTGCCCGTGGAACGCCGCAGGAGAAGCTCCTGCGTGGGACGCGCGGCATGGACCATGCCGTATCGCTCGCTCAGGGCGGCGACGGGCGGATTGCAGAGATTTTCGAAGAGGCCGGCCGGGCCCTGGGAATTGCCATCGCGAACCTGATCACCCTTTTCGCGCCGCCGAAGGTCATTCTCGCCGGATCGGCCCTCCAGGCGGGTGAACTGCTCCTCGCGCCTTTGCGTGATGCGGTACAGGCCGCAACGCCCGAAACCATCTCCGGAGTGACCGAGATCGTGGTCCATGAGTCCAGCGACGATACCTGGGCCCGTGGCGCCGCGGCCCTGACCCTGCGCGATCTCTATGGTGCTCCTTGGGGAACGACCGGACCAGCCAAGAAGCGCTAA
- a CDS encoding helix-turn-helix transcriptional regulator — protein MSALVTNAGSEHLPHQVGSGNYLTQNEVAALLRLSPRTLERHRLAGTGPAYVKLGRRVVYTREAVEAWTAVNTFSSTSEAGGHHG, from the coding sequence ATGTCTGCCCTTGTGACCAATGCAGGATCCGAGCACCTACCACACCAAGTCGGATCCGGAAATTACCTCACTCAAAACGAGGTCGCTGCACTCCTCCGTCTCTCGCCCCGCACCCTCGAACGACATCGCCTTGCAGGAACTGGACCTGCTTATGTGAAACTCGGCCGGAGGGTTGTCTACACGCGCGAGGCTGTCGAAGCCTGGACCGCCGTAAACACCTTCAGCAGCACCTCCGAGGCAGGAGGTCATCATGGCTAA
- a CDS encoding ABC transporter ATP-binding protein, translating into MASVEIRNVKKAYGAAQVIHGVSIDIQDGEFVILVGPSGCGKSTLLRMIAGLENISGGELRIGPKVVNDVPPKERDIAMVFQNYALYPHMTVADNMAFSLKLKRAPKSEIKSRVDRAAEILGLGKLLDRYPRQLSGGQRQRVAMGRAIVRDPQVFLFDEPLSNLDAKLRVAMRTEIKALHQRLKTTTIYVTHDQIEAMTMADKIVVMHDGVVEQVGAPLELYDRPANLFVAGFIGSPAMNFLKGHLQGGRFVTGTGITLPVANAPAASDGQPIIYGIRPEHFMLDDANGVPAEVAVVEPTGSETQVFAKFGGADVVGVFRERVNAQPGQQIRVTPDPKLVHLFDEQTGKRL; encoded by the coding sequence ATGGCGTCTGTCGAAATCCGGAACGTGAAGAAAGCCTATGGGGCCGCTCAGGTCATTCACGGGGTGTCGATTGACATCCAGGACGGGGAGTTCGTGATCCTGGTCGGTCCGTCCGGCTGCGGCAAGTCGACCCTGCTGCGCATGATCGCCGGGCTGGAGAACATCTCCGGGGGCGAGCTGCGCATCGGCCCGAAGGTGGTCAACGACGTGCCGCCCAAAGAGCGCGACATCGCCATGGTGTTCCAGAACTACGCGCTCTACCCGCACATGACGGTGGCCGACAACATGGCCTTCTCGCTCAAGCTCAAGCGCGCCCCCAAGAGCGAGATCAAGTCGCGGGTCGACCGCGCGGCCGAGATCCTCGGCCTCGGCAAGCTCCTCGACCGCTACCCGCGCCAGCTCTCCGGCGGCCAGCGCCAGCGCGTCGCCATGGGCCGGGCCATCGTGCGCGACCCGCAGGTATTCCTCTTCGACGAGCCGCTCTCCAACCTCGACGCCAAGCTGCGGGTGGCCATGCGCACCGAGATCAAGGCCCTGCACCAGCGCCTGAAGACCACCACGATCTACGTCACCCACGACCAGATCGAGGCCATGACCATGGCCGACAAGATCGTCGTGATGCACGACGGCGTGGTCGAGCAGGTCGGTGCCCCGCTCGAGCTCTATGACCGCCCGGCCAACCTGTTCGTGGCCGGCTTCATCGGCTCGCCGGCGATGAACTTCCTCAAAGGCCATCTCCAGGGCGGGCGCTTCGTGACCGGCACCGGCATCACCCTGCCGGTGGCCAACGCGCCGGCGGCGTCCGACGGGCAGCCGATCATCTACGGCATCCGGCCCGAGCACTTCATGCTGGACGATGCCAACGGGGTGCCGGCCGAGGTGGCGGTGGTCGAGCCGACCGGCTCGGAGACGCAGGTCTTCGCCAAGTTCGGCGGGGCCGACGTGGTGGGCGTGTTCCGCGAGCGCGTCAACGCGCAGCCCGGCCAGCAGATCCGCGTCACCCCCGATCCCAAGCTCGTCCACCTCTTCGACGAGCAGACCGGAAAGCGCCTGTAA
- a CDS encoding DUF3616 domain-containing protein, with product MPNTSPAEAIDQVPLTFSDWTPRRTEDPLHKDLSAVARVGDCLLLACDETASVERLRRLDDGSFGDHQQFSLDALVHLPAGAEGEMDIEGLCAADGFLWLVGSHSGKRSKPKRDENDRAQALQTMEEIEREPNRSFLGRIPLIEEAPGLFTPARSDGERQAAWLKLGKKRGALERWLAEDPHLGPFLSIPSKENGLDIEGLAVRGNRLWLGLRGPVLRGHAVVLDLELRQKAPDRLKARRIDGQRRYRKHLLDTRGLGIRDMRFSGDDLLLLVGPTMSLEGPAYVLRWRDAAHDKASGVIDPKRIETVAELPYQLHVDHPEGIELWPEAGEGALLIIYDAPAPERTDTDTSTVRADVICPS from the coding sequence GTGCCGAACACCAGCCCCGCAGAAGCCATCGATCAGGTCCCTCTCACCTTCTCCGACTGGACGCCGCGGCGGACAGAGGACCCGCTCCACAAGGATCTCTCCGCCGTGGCGCGGGTCGGCGACTGCCTTCTCCTTGCCTGTGACGAGACCGCCAGTGTCGAACGCCTTCGCCGCCTGGACGACGGCAGCTTTGGGGACCATCAGCAATTCAGCTTGGACGCGCTGGTTCACCTGCCAGCCGGGGCCGAGGGCGAGATGGACATTGAGGGGCTGTGCGCCGCTGACGGCTTCCTCTGGCTTGTCGGGTCCCACTCCGGCAAGCGTTCCAAGCCCAAGCGCGATGAGAACGACCGAGCTCAGGCTCTCCAGACCATGGAAGAGATCGAACGCGAGCCCAACCGCTCCTTCCTGGGACGCATTCCTCTGATTGAGGAGGCGCCAGGGCTCTTCACCCCTGCCCGATCCGACGGCGAGCGACAGGCAGCCTGGCTTAAGCTGGGCAAGAAGCGGGGCGCCCTCGAGCGCTGGCTTGCAGAGGATCCGCACCTTGGGCCGTTCCTGAGTATTCCGTCAAAGGAGAACGGTCTCGACATCGAGGGCCTGGCGGTGCGCGGGAACCGGCTCTGGCTTGGCCTGCGTGGCCCTGTGCTGCGCGGCCATGCGGTGGTTCTGGATCTCGAGCTGAGGCAGAAAGCGCCGGATCGGCTGAAGGCGCGCCGGATCGATGGCCAGCGGCGCTATCGCAAGCACCTGCTCGACACCCGTGGTCTGGGCATCCGCGACATGCGGTTTTCAGGGGATGATCTTCTTCTGCTGGTCGGCCCGACCATGTCCCTGGAAGGACCAGCGTATGTGTTAAGGTGGCGGGATGCGGCGCACGACAAAGCCTCTGGGGTAATCGACCCTAAGCGGATCGAGACTGTCGCCGAACTGCCTTACCAACTGCATGTGGATCATCCGGAAGGGATTGAACTCTGGCCTGAGGCGGGGGAAGGAGCCCTGCTGATCATCTACGACGCGCCTGCCCCGGAGCGAACTGACACTGACACATCCACAGTGCGGGCAGACGTGATCTGCCCGAGTTGA
- a CDS encoding helix-turn-helix domain-containing protein translates to MDRSPWIALQQWIAASNAQVFIPFAQDLAALIPPIAVRLRRDFKLLLNLIKAHALLHQASRQRDEQGRVVAILEDYATIYGLVLESMAEGVQATISPSIRETVDAVRQIAGPEDTASVSEVAAYLQLDVSSASRRCQTAARRGYLRNEARSLGQTARYVIGDALPQEQAILPTVETLSSRRGSAHEGDCTIADETEGQDPPPLLQRRRVVL, encoded by the coding sequence GTGGATCGCAGTCCCTGGATTGCCCTGCAGCAGTGGATTGCAGCATCTAATGCGCAGGTCTTCATTCCATTCGCACAGGATCTTGCGGCTTTAATCCCTCCCATTGCTGTTCGGCTGCGCCGGGACTTCAAGCTCCTCCTCAACCTGATCAAGGCTCACGCGCTTTTGCACCAGGCAAGTCGTCAGCGCGATGAGCAAGGCCGCGTGGTCGCCATTCTGGAGGACTACGCCACAATCTATGGCCTTGTGCTAGAGTCCATGGCTGAAGGCGTGCAGGCGACCATTTCCCCGTCGATCCGTGAGACGGTGGATGCCGTCCGTCAGATCGCAGGCCCAGAGGACACAGCAAGCGTCTCGGAGGTCGCTGCCTACCTCCAGCTCGATGTCTCATCAGCTTCACGTCGTTGTCAAACGGCTGCGCGGCGGGGATACCTGCGCAATGAAGCCCGCTCACTGGGCCAAACCGCCCGTTATGTCATCGGAGATGCTCTCCCACAGGAGCAGGCGATCCTGCCCACGGTGGAAACATTGTCGTCCCGCCGCGGCAGCGCCCATGAAGGCGATTGCACGATTGCAGACGAAACCGAAGGGCAGGATCCCCCTCCCCTCCTACAGCGGCGGCGGGTCGTTCTGTGA
- a CDS encoding carbohydrate ABC transporter permease, with the protein MATSVTGGTAKAVFQAPSWLRASSTSIGGSTAIVLLFLPPALFLFTLFVALPMGEAAWYSFYNWNGYGAPTDFVGWRNFELLFANRAFRIALTNNLLIIVVSLAIQLPLALGMAILLADRVRGTATFRLIFFLPYILAEIAAGLIWRFVYDGEYGLFAKLLGLFGADPIHILAEPDIAIYAIMVVVIWKYFGFHMMLYIAGLQQIDRSLYEAAHIDGATGWQIFRRITVPLLGSTIRLSVFFAILGSIQLFDLIMPLTKGGPSDSTQTMVTYLYTYGVTRTRIGFGSAVGVVLFLICVVFAFGYKRVLMRHD; encoded by the coding sequence ATGGCGACGAGTGTCACGGGTGGGACGGCGAAGGCTGTCTTCCAAGCACCCTCATGGTTGCGGGCATCCTCGACAAGCATTGGAGGATCAACGGCCATCGTGCTGCTGTTCCTGCCTCCGGCCCTGTTTCTCTTCACTCTCTTCGTCGCGCTGCCAATGGGCGAAGCCGCCTGGTATAGTTTCTATAACTGGAACGGGTATGGAGCGCCGACCGACTTCGTCGGATGGCGGAACTTCGAGCTCCTGTTCGCGAACCGTGCGTTTCGCATCGCGCTGACGAACAATCTGCTCATCATCGTGGTGTCGCTGGCGATCCAGCTCCCGCTTGCCTTGGGAATGGCCATCCTCCTGGCCGACCGCGTGCGGGGGACGGCAACCTTCCGGCTCATCTTCTTCCTGCCCTACATCCTTGCGGAAATCGCCGCAGGTCTCATCTGGCGCTTCGTCTACGACGGCGAGTATGGCCTTTTCGCGAAGCTGCTGGGACTGTTCGGCGCTGATCCGATCCACATTCTCGCCGAACCGGATATCGCCATCTATGCCATCATGGTGGTCGTGATCTGGAAGTATTTCGGCTTCCACATGATGCTGTACATCGCCGGCCTCCAACAGATCGACCGCAGCCTGTACGAGGCCGCGCATATCGACGGCGCAACGGGCTGGCAGATCTTCCGGCGGATCACGGTGCCGCTCCTCGGGTCAACGATCCGGCTCTCCGTCTTCTTTGCCATCCTCGGATCAATCCAGCTCTTCGACCTCATTATGCCTCTGACCAAGGGTGGTCCCTCGGACAGCACTCAGACCATGGTGACCTATCTCTACACCTACGGTGTCACCAGGACGAGGATCGGCTTCGGCAGTGCGGTCGGTGTGGTTCTGTTCTTGATCTGCGTCGTGTTCGCCTTCGGCTACAAACGGGTCCTCATGCGCCATGACTAG
- a CDS encoding ABC transporter substrate-binding protein, giving the protein MSYKKLMLAAACAITASCSGMTAALADVTVRMMHVEQNPQVTGFWNDIARRYEASHPGVKVDVQYLENEAYKKKLTTLLQSSDRPNIIYSWAGGVLRDQVKAGVIEDLTPVMDAPWKARFVPAAVQAYTVNDKIYGVPMHTAQVGFFYNKDLFAKAGIDASSIKTWDDLLGAVKKLQAAGITPIITGGADKWPVHFYWSHLAIRIGGKDAFEAALRGEGKGFADTTFIKAGEVFKQLVDLKPFQAGFLGATYPQSAGQFGDGKGAMMLMLNGLLNTMKANSADKVGIPDDKLGWFPFPTVAGGKGDPSDTLGGLNGWLVTKGSPKEAADFLKFFSEAENQRQAAERGFYIPVVIGTQDAIKNPILRQIAENVSKSKYHQLYYDQMLGPSVGAVVNDISADLAAGRMKPTEAAEAVQQAWELAQ; this is encoded by the coding sequence ATGAGCTACAAAAAGCTGATGCTTGCGGCTGCCTGCGCGATCACCGCCTCATGCAGCGGAATGACCGCGGCACTCGCCGATGTGACCGTCAGGATGATGCATGTCGAGCAGAACCCGCAGGTTACAGGATTCTGGAACGACATCGCCCGACGGTACGAGGCCTCCCATCCGGGCGTGAAGGTGGACGTTCAATATCTGGAAAACGAGGCCTACAAGAAGAAGCTGACCACGCTCCTGCAATCGTCAGACCGGCCGAACATCATCTACAGTTGGGCAGGAGGCGTCCTGCGCGATCAGGTCAAGGCGGGGGTGATCGAGGACCTGACGCCTGTCATGGATGCTCCCTGGAAGGCGCGCTTCGTTCCGGCCGCGGTGCAAGCCTACACCGTCAACGACAAGATCTATGGTGTGCCGATGCACACGGCACAGGTGGGCTTCTTCTACAACAAGGATCTTTTCGCGAAGGCGGGCATCGATGCATCCTCGATCAAGACTTGGGATGACCTGCTCGGTGCAGTGAAGAAGCTGCAGGCTGCCGGGATCACACCGATCATTACGGGCGGAGCCGACAAATGGCCCGTCCATTTCTATTGGTCGCATCTGGCGATCAGGATCGGCGGCAAGGACGCTTTCGAGGCTGCCCTGCGCGGCGAGGGCAAGGGCTTTGCCGACACGACTTTCATCAAGGCCGGCGAAGTATTCAAGCAACTGGTGGACCTCAAGCCCTTCCAGGCCGGCTTCCTCGGAGCAACCTATCCTCAATCGGCAGGACAGTTCGGTGACGGCAAGGGCGCGATGATGCTCATGCTGAACGGGCTCCTCAATACCATGAAAGCCAACTCGGCCGACAAGGTTGGCATTCCCGATGACAAGCTGGGCTGGTTTCCTTTCCCGACGGTTGCAGGCGGCAAAGGTGATCCGAGCGATACCCTCGGCGGTTTGAACGGTTGGCTGGTGACGAAAGGATCGCCGAAGGAAGCCGCAGACTTTCTGAAGTTCTTCTCGGAAGCGGAAAACCAGCGTCAAGCGGCCGAGCGCGGTTTCTACATCCCGGTCGTCATCGGCACCCAGGATGCGATCAAGAACCCGATCCTGCGCCAGATTGCGGAGAATGTTTCCAAGTCCAAGTATCACCAGCTCTATTATGATCAGATGCTCGGCCCATCGGTCGGTGCGGTGGTCAATGACATCTCAGCCGATCTCGCCGCCGGACGAATGAAACCGACGGAAGCGGCCGAGGCCGTCCAACAAGCCTGGGAACTCGCCCAATAG
- a CDS encoding site-specific integrase → MPEAAIKITKAAVDRLAPGEIIWDVEIRGFGVRCQRRDRVYLVKYRSQARQRWYTIGKHGSPWTPELARREAKRILGLVAEGKDPADKKQKDRSAPTLSALADRFLEEHVEAKSKDRTYTEYKRLIERVVKPELGRLKIDEVRSSDIERLHLKFRATPYQANRLVALLSKMFNWSGRRGERNPCVGIEHFTEQKRRRYLSSAELARLGAALAQAEEQKLRSPYVVAAIRLLVFTGARLTEILTLRWDHVDLERGVLNLADSKTGAKTVYLNAASRELLTALPHLDGNPFVIPGERQGKHLVNLEKPWRAIRQLAQLPDVRLHDLRHSFASIGAGAGLGLPVIGALLGHAQAATTARYAHLASDPLKQAADLIGGRLETAMRAGEHQPEKERIE, encoded by the coding sequence ATGCCTGAAGCAGCCATCAAGATCACCAAGGCCGCAGTCGACCGACTTGCGCCGGGAGAAATCATCTGGGATGTCGAAATCCGCGGCTTTGGCGTGCGCTGCCAACGGCGTGATCGAGTCTACTTGGTTAAGTACCGCTCGCAGGCTAGGCAGCGCTGGTACACAATCGGCAAACACGGCTCCCCCTGGACGCCAGAGCTGGCCCGGCGGGAGGCCAAGCGGATCCTTGGCTTGGTCGCCGAGGGCAAAGATCCAGCCGACAAGAAGCAGAAGGACCGTTCCGCCCCGACCCTCAGCGCCTTAGCTGATCGCTTTCTGGAGGAGCACGTCGAGGCCAAATCCAAGGATCGCACTTACACCGAATACAAGCGCCTGATTGAGCGGGTTGTGAAACCCGAGTTGGGCCGGCTGAAGATCGACGAGGTTCGGTCGTCGGACATTGAGAGGCTGCACCTGAAGTTCAGGGCTACACCCTACCAAGCCAACAGGCTGGTGGCGCTCCTGTCCAAGATGTTCAACTGGTCCGGCCGGCGTGGGGAGCGGAACCCGTGTGTGGGTATTGAGCACTTCACGGAACAAAAGCGCCGGCGCTATCTCTCATCGGCCGAGTTGGCTCGCTTGGGCGCAGCGCTTGCTCAAGCAGAGGAGCAAAAGCTAAGGTCACCCTATGTTGTGGCCGCCATCCGGCTGCTGGTGTTCACAGGCGCCCGGCTAACCGAGATCCTGACCCTGCGGTGGGATCATGTAGACTTGGAGCGGGGCGTCCTCAATCTCGCCGACAGCAAGACTGGGGCGAAAACGGTGTACCTCAATGCCGCCTCCCGCGAGCTCCTCACTGCCCTGCCTCATCTAGATGGCAACCCCTTTGTCATTCCAGGGGAGCGTCAGGGTAAGCACCTTGTGAACCTCGAAAAGCCCTGGCGCGCGATCCGACAGTTGGCACAGCTGCCGGATGTGCGCCTCCATGATCTACGGCACTCGTTCGCCTCGATAGGTGCGGGAGCAGGTCTCGGCCTGCCAGTCATCGGCGCATTGCTGGGGCATGCACAAGCCGCCACAACCGCGCGCTATGCTCATCTCGCATCCGATCCACTGAAGCAGGCTGCAGATTTGATCGGCGGACGGCTAGAAACAGCAATGCGTGCGGGTGAGCATCAGCCGGAGAAAGAACGCATCGAGTAG